The following proteins are encoded in a genomic region of Gemmatimonadota bacterium:
- a CDS encoding 3-hydroxyanthranilate 3,4-dioxygenase: MSTLGRSFNLNEWINANREEMKPPVGNKVIWKDSKMMVMLIAGPNQRNDYHITPSEEFFHQLQGDMILKLIDPETQERIDMPLREGDVFMIPPFTPHRPVRKANTIGLVVEYARPEGQNDHFVWYCDNCDELIYDVEWHLTQLDEEIKPRMEAFYASEELRTCKACGTVKELPTEPVF; encoded by the coding sequence ATGTCGACCCTCGGACGCTCGTTCAACCTCAACGAGTGGATCAACGCCAACCGCGAGGAGATGAAGCCTCCGGTGGGCAACAAGGTCATCTGGAAGGACTCCAAGATGATGGTCATGCTCATCGCCGGACCCAACCAGCGGAACGACTACCACATCACCCCCAGCGAGGAGTTCTTCCACCAGCTCCAGGGGGACATGATCCTGAAGCTCATCGACCCCGAGACCCAGGAGCGGATCGACATGCCGCTCCGGGAGGGGGACGTGTTCATGATCCCGCCGTTCACGCCCCACCGGCCGGTGCGGAAGGCCAACACGATCGGGCTGGTGGTCGAGTACGCGCGACCGGAGGGTCAGAACGACCACTTCGTGTGGTACTGCGACAATTGCGACGAGCTGATCTACGACGTGGAGTGGCACCTCACCCAGCTGGACGAGGAGATCAAGCCGCGCATGGAGGCCTTCTACGCCTCGGAGGAGCTCCGGACCTGCAAGGCCTGCGGCACGGTCAAGGAGCTCCCGACGGAGCCGGTCTTCTGA
- a CDS encoding amidohydrolase family protein, with protein MRTVAPKIDLHTHILPERWPDLSARYGYQGFVRLEHTGPGCACMMIGEHRFREVGANTWDPGVRLGECDRDGVRVQVLSTVPVMFSYWAKPRDTLDLSRLLNDHLAGVVAEHPTRFTALGTLPMQAPELAAQELERCVKELGFPGVQIGSHVNDWNLDEPALLPFYEAAEALGAAVFVHPWDMLAPERMRRYWMRWLVGMPTETTIAICSLVFGGIFERFPKLRVAFAHGGGSFPGTIGRIEHGFQVRPDLCATQTRIPPTDWLGRFWVDSLVHEPAALRMLLEVVGEDRIALGSDYPFPLGEHVPGKMIEEMADLTPEVRTRLLTTNALEFLDIPVERFTQ; from the coding sequence CTGAGGACGGTCGCGCCCAAGATCGACCTGCACACCCACATCCTGCCGGAGCGCTGGCCCGACCTGAGCGCGCGCTACGGCTACCAGGGCTTCGTGCGCCTGGAGCACACCGGGCCGGGCTGCGCCTGCATGATGATCGGCGAGCACCGCTTCCGGGAGGTGGGCGCCAACACGTGGGATCCAGGCGTGCGCCTGGGCGAGTGCGACCGCGACGGCGTGCGCGTGCAGGTGCTCTCCACGGTGCCGGTGATGTTCTCGTACTGGGCCAAGCCGCGTGACACGCTGGACCTGTCGCGTCTGCTGAACGATCACCTGGCGGGCGTGGTGGCGGAGCATCCCACGCGCTTCACCGCGCTGGGCACGCTGCCCATGCAGGCGCCGGAGCTGGCCGCGCAGGAGCTGGAGCGCTGCGTGAAGGAGCTGGGCTTCCCGGGCGTGCAGATCGGCAGCCACGTGAACGACTGGAACCTGGACGAGCCGGCGCTGCTCCCCTTCTACGAGGCCGCCGAGGCGCTGGGCGCCGCGGTCTTCGTGCACCCGTGGGACATGCTGGCCCCGGAGCGGATGCGCCGGTACTGGATGCGCTGGCTGGTGGGCATGCCCACGGAGACCACCATCGCCATCTGCTCGCTGGTCTTCGGCGGGATCTTCGAGCGCTTCCCGAAGCTCCGTGTCGCCTTTGCGCACGGGGGCGGCTCGTTTCCCGGCACGATCGGTCGCATCGAGCACGGCTTCCAGGTGCGCCCGGACCTGTGCGCCACCCAGACCCGGATCCCGCCCACGGACTGGCTGGGTCGCTTCTGGGTGGATTCGCTGGTGCACGAGCCCGCGGCGCTGCGCATGCTGCTGGAGGTGGTGGGCGAGGACCGGATCGCGCTGGGCTCGGACTATCCCTTCCCGCTGGGGGAGCACGTGCCGGGGAAGATGATCGAGGAGATGGCGGACCTCACGCCCGAGGTGCGTACGCGCCTGCTCACCACCAACGCGCTCGAGTTCCTGGACATCCCGGTGGAGCGCTTCACGCAGTGA
- the kynU gene encoding kynureninase, with the protein MSTDERWATGSAEERRARALDAADPLARFRSRFHVPLHEDGQPVAYFCGNSLGLQPVGVQADVVAELEDWQTLAVRAHLEGRDPWYPYHRQFREPMARLVGARPEEVVLMNGLTVNLHLMMVSFYRPEGTRRRILMEDAAFSSDRYAVETQLRVHGVDPADGLIAVPATDGACLDEAEIERRIEDAGDTLALVLLGGVNFLTGQRLDLARIARAAHAVGARVGFDLAHAAGNVPLSLHDDGADFAVWCTYKYLNAGPGAVAGCFVHERHAHDRALPRFGGWWGYDPDTRFQLHLRPDFVPVASADGWQLSNPPILALAPLKASLALFDEAGLPALRAKSVALTGYLESLLDTLPAGRFRVLTPRDPERRGAQLSLQVEGGGARALEHRLMAQGIVCDAREPDVLRASPAPLYNTFQDVWRLAAALADEAAA; encoded by the coding sequence GTGAGCACGGACGAACGCTGGGCCACGGGCAGCGCCGAGGAGCGCCGCGCCCGCGCGCTGGACGCGGCCGATCCGCTGGCGCGCTTCCGCAGCCGCTTCCATGTCCCGCTGCACGAGGACGGGCAGCCGGTCGCCTACTTCTGCGGCAACAGCCTGGGCCTGCAGCCCGTGGGCGTGCAGGCGGACGTGGTGGCCGAGCTGGAGGACTGGCAGACCCTGGCGGTGCGCGCCCACCTGGAGGGCCGCGATCCCTGGTATCCCTACCACCGCCAGTTCCGGGAGCCCATGGCGCGGCTGGTCGGGGCCCGTCCGGAAGAGGTCGTGCTGATGAACGGCCTCACCGTGAACCTGCACCTGATGATGGTGAGCTTCTACCGGCCGGAGGGAACGCGCCGCCGCATCCTGATGGAGGACGCGGCCTTCTCCTCCGACCGCTACGCCGTGGAGACGCAGCTGCGCGTGCACGGCGTGGACCCGGCGGACGGGCTGATCGCCGTGCCCGCGACCGACGGCGCCTGCCTGGACGAGGCCGAGATCGAACGCCGCATCGAGGACGCCGGCGACACGCTGGCCCTGGTGCTGCTGGGTGGCGTCAACTTCCTCACCGGGCAGCGGCTGGACCTGGCGCGCATCGCGCGCGCCGCGCACGCGGTGGGGGCCCGGGTCGGGTTCGATCTGGCGCACGCGGCCGGCAACGTCCCGCTCTCCCTGCACGACGATGGGGCCGACTTCGCGGTGTGGTGCACCTACAAGTACCTGAACGCGGGGCCGGGCGCGGTGGCGGGGTGCTTCGTGCACGAACGACACGCGCACGACCGCGCGCTGCCGCGCTTCGGGGGCTGGTGGGGCTACGATCCCGACACGCGCTTCCAGCTCCACCTGCGGCCGGACTTCGTGCCGGTGGCGAGCGCCGACGGCTGGCAGCTCTCCAACCCGCCGATCCTGGCGCTCGCGCCGCTCAAGGCCTCGCTGGCGCTGTTCGACGAAGCCGGCCTGCCCGCGTTGCGCGCCAAGTCGGTGGCGCTGACCGGCTACCTGGAATCGCTGCTGGACACGCTGCCCGCCGGGCGCTTCCGCGTGCTCACGCCGCGCGATCCGGAGCGGCGCGGCGCACAGCTCAGCCTGCAGGTGGAAGGCGGCGGGGCCCGTGCGCTGGAGCACCGCCTGATGGCCCAAGGGATCGTGTGCGACGCGCGCGAGCCCGACGTGCTGCGTGCCTCGCCTGCGCCGCTCTACAACACGTTCCAAGACGTGTGGCGTCTGGCGGCGGCGCTCGCGGACGAGGCGGCCGCTTGA
- a CDS encoding NAD(P)/FAD-dependent oxidoreductase: MNGGGRPVAVAGAGLAGAMMACYLARDGYRVRVYERRSDPRRKGTEGGRSINLALSHRGIRALAELGLADEVLAHGVPMRGRMMHAPDGDLSLQPYGTEADQVIHSTSRGDLNLRLLDAAEAAGAKLIFDAPVVDVEPEHGRIHLEGGRTEEFDFIVGADGAYSAVRARLQRTAGFDYAQTYLTHGYKELTLPAAPDGGFALEPHALHIWPRGGFMMIALPNEDRTFTCTLFWPLTGEAPSFAAVRTDEDVLAVFRTHFADALPLFPDVTEQYRTHPVGTLVTVRCGPWDLGGRVILIGDAAHAVVPFYGQGMNASFEDCRLLAEALRAHATPAEAFRRFYEDRKADADALSELAIENYRVMRDRVASRGFLALRALGRLAHRVLPGVFVPLYTMVTFTSTPYAEAVARWERQVHGVRRAATVLAILLGVLLLLALR, translated from the coding sequence TTGAACGGAGGCGGCCGGCCGGTCGCGGTCGCCGGGGCCGGGCTGGCCGGCGCCATGATGGCCTGCTACCTGGCCCGGGACGGGTACCGGGTGCGGGTCTACGAGCGCCGGAGCGACCCGCGCCGCAAAGGCACCGAGGGCGGCCGCTCCATCAACCTGGCGCTGTCGCACCGGGGGATCCGGGCGCTGGCCGAGCTGGGGCTCGCGGATGAGGTGCTCGCGCACGGCGTACCCATGCGCGGCCGCATGATGCACGCGCCGGACGGGGACCTCTCGCTGCAGCCCTATGGCACGGAGGCGGACCAGGTCATCCACTCCACGTCCCGGGGGGACCTGAACCTGCGCCTGCTGGACGCCGCCGAGGCGGCCGGCGCCAAGCTGATCTTCGACGCGCCGGTGGTGGACGTCGAGCCCGAGCACGGGCGCATCCACCTGGAGGGCGGCCGCACCGAGGAGTTCGACTTCATCGTGGGCGCGGATGGCGCCTATTCCGCGGTGCGGGCCCGGCTGCAGCGCACGGCGGGCTTCGACTACGCCCAGACCTACCTCACGCACGGCTACAAGGAGCTGACGCTCCCGGCCGCGCCGGACGGCGGCTTCGCGCTGGAGCCCCACGCGCTGCACATCTGGCCGCGCGGTGGCTTCATGATGATCGCGCTGCCCAACGAGGACCGCACGTTCACCTGCACGCTGTTCTGGCCCCTGACGGGGGAGGCACCTTCGTTCGCGGCGGTCCGCACGGACGAGGACGTCCTCGCGGTCTTCCGCACCCACTTCGCGGATGCGCTGCCCCTCTTCCCGGACGTGACCGAGCAGTACCGCACCCATCCGGTGGGGACCCTGGTCACCGTGCGCTGCGGCCCCTGGGACCTGGGCGGCCGGGTGATCCTGATCGGGGACGCGGCCCACGCCGTGGTGCCGTTCTACGGGCAGGGCATGAACGCCTCCTTCGAGGACTGCCGGCTCCTCGCGGAGGCGCTCCGGGCCCACGCCACGCCGGCCGAGGCGTTCCGGCGCTTCTACGAGGACCGCAAGGCGGACGCGGACGCGCTCTCCGAGCTGGCCATCGAGAACTACCGGGTCATGCGCGACCGGGTGGCGTCCAGGGGGTTCCTGGCGCTCCGGGCCCTGGGGCGTCTGGCGCACCGGGTGCTGCCGGGCGTCTTCGTCCCGCTCTACACGATGGTTACGTTCACGTCGACGCCCTACGCCGAGGCGGTGGCCCGCTGGGAGCGTCAGGTGCACGGGGTGCGCAGGGCCGCGACCGTGCTGGCGATCCTCCTGGGAGTCCTGCTGCTCCTCGCGCTCCGGTGA
- a CDS encoding tryptophan 2,3-dioxygenase family protein, producing MSLTYSSYLELERLLKLQHPASDPPEHDELLFIVIHQVYELWFKLLLHELDKTKRDLSSGALFDAIATFKRIRMVMKTLVAQLDVLETMSPLSFNSFRHRLDTASGFQSPQFREMEFLLGHKRRTMLRHHEGNPEAQARLEQRLQEPSIVDALYDFLRGFGMEIPQELKNKPPEEPTRPHEEIQRALLQLYETRADVRILFEIMTDVDEGLQEWRYRHVIMVQRTIGDKSGTGGSSGVDFLKGTLFKPIFPDLWAIRGQV from the coding sequence ATGTCCCTCACGTACTCGTCCTATCTCGAGCTGGAGCGTCTGCTCAAGCTCCAGCATCCGGCCTCGGATCCGCCCGAGCACGACGAGCTGCTGTTCATCGTCATCCACCAGGTCTACGAGCTCTGGTTCAAGCTGCTGCTGCACGAGCTGGACAAGACCAAACGCGACCTGTCCAGCGGCGCGCTGTTCGACGCCATCGCCACGTTCAAGCGCATCCGCATGGTCATGAAGACCCTGGTGGCGCAACTGGACGTGCTGGAGACCATGTCTCCACTCAGCTTCAACAGCTTCCGCCACCGCCTGGACACCGCCTCGGGCTTCCAATCCCCGCAGTTCCGGGAGATGGAGTTCCTGCTGGGCCACAAGCGCCGGACCATGCTGCGCCATCACGAAGGCAACCCGGAGGCCCAGGCGCGTCTGGAGCAGCGGCTGCAGGAGCCGTCCATCGTGGACGCGCTCTACGACTTCCTGCGCGGCTTCGGGATGGAGATTCCGCAGGAGTTGAAGAACAAGCCGCCGGAGGAGCCCACCCGGCCGCATGAGGAGATCCAGCGGGCGCTGCTCCAGCTCTACGAGACGCGCGCGGACGTGCGCATCCTGTTCGAGATCATGACGGACGTGGACGAAGGCCTGCAGGAGTGGCGCTACCGGCACGTCATCATGGTGCAGCGCACCATCGGGGATAAGTCCGGCACGGGCGGCTC